The Sinorhizobium chiapasense sequence CGGCGTGGCGTTACGCTGTCCTCCTTCAGTGTTCATTGCGTTTCTCTGGATTGCAATTCTGGGCGTAATCGCCCTGTTGGCCAACCATCTCACCCCCTTTGACATAACCGCGACGGATTTGCGTGCGCGCTTCCGCCCCCCCGTTTTCCTGGACGGGGGGGACTGGAACCATCCCTTTGGAACCGACCAACTCGGCCGCGACACGTTTTCGCGTCTGCTCTTCTCGATCCGGACGAGCATGACGATCGGGCTAATCTCGACATTTATCGCTGCAGCCATTGGAATCAGTCTCGGGTTTCTTGCCGCCCACACCCGGGGTCGACTGGAACAGGTCATCCTGATGCTGATCGATGCTCAGGCCGCAATCCCGTTCATGATCGTCGCCCTCGCCGTTCTCGCCTTTTTTGGCAACAACCTCGTCCTGTTCACGGTGCTCCTGGGCTTCTTCGGATGGGAACGCATCGCCCGCCTCTGCCGCGGACTCGCAATGTCAGCATCCGAGCAGGGCTATACAATCGCAGTACGGGATATCGGTGCTTCGCCGGTGCGGGTCTATGCACTGCATATCCTGCCTAACGTTGCATCCAGCGTGATCGTCGCAATGACGCTCAATCTGCCGGAAGTCATCCTGCTCGAAACCGGTCTGTCGTTCTTGGGACTTGGTGTGCAGCCACCACTATCGAGCCTCGGCAACATGGTTGGAACAGCACGTGGCTATATCGAAGGGGCGCCTTGGCTGGTGCTCATCCCGAGCGCCGTTATCATGTTAACCGCGCTTGCGATTTCCATCATCGGCGATTGGCTGCGAGACCGGGCGGACCCCACGAGCGAAGGTGCCCATTGAGCGATCGCCTTGAGAACACCAAGACCGCACATCGAGGACGCGCAGCAACCGTAGATGTTCGAGTGGTTTCACTTCCCAATGAAAGCAGCACTATGAGTAATGCGCAGCCGAGTGAACGCAGATACGCAATCTACTACGCGCCAAGGTCCGAACATCCGCTGACCGCCGCCGCCGTGCATTGGCTAGGCCGCGATCCGTTTGGCAAGATTGATCCAACCAGCGGTGCCCGAACCGCCGGGGAGGCCCTTCTCACCTCGGACCCGCGCCGGTACGGTTTTCACGCAACCCTCAAGGCACCATTCCGGTTGAGAGAAGGCACTTCAGTCGAGGACGTAGAACAGGCACTCGGTCGGTTTGCTGCATCACGGCCGCCTTGTCCGATCGGGCCTTTGAAGATCGATCTTCTCGGCGGCTTCTTCGCGCTCGTGCCCGTTCACCCAGTCCCGGCCTTGCGTGGTTTTGCTGCCCAGGTCGTTGAAGATTTCGATCGGTTCCGGGCGCCGATGGACGGAGATGACCTCAAGCGACGCATGAGCCGCCAACTCGACGAGGTCGAGATGACCAATCTCGTCACCTGGGGCTACCCTTATGTCTTGGGCCGGTTCCGCTTCCACATGACCTTGACCGATCGCGTCCCGGAAAATGGCCGCGCGGCGATGCGCGCGCGCCTGGAGGAGATGTTCGAGCCGTATCTGTCCGACGACTATTATATCGATGCTCTGTCGCTCTTCGTGCAGGAACACCGCGGTGCCGATTTCGTGGTCCGATCGCAATTCGCGCTCAAGACCGACTCGGTCCTCAGGACGGCGGTCTGATGTCCATGGAATTGTTTGGCCGTCTTGTCCTTGTCGTCGGCCCCAGCGGCGCCGGCAAGGATACCCTCATCGATTATGCCCGCGATCGGCTTCGTTCCGACCCATGCGTTCATTTAGTGCGGCGCGTCATCAGCCGGCCTGTCGCGGTCGGAGAAGAGCACGAACCGGTCGACGGTGACGAGTTCCAGCGGCGGGTTCGCGAAGGCGCCTTCGCGTTGCACTGGCAGGCGCACGGCCTTTGCTACGGTATCCCCTCCGAAATCGACGTATTGCTGAAGCGTGGCGATGTCGTCGTCGCCAACGGCTCCAGAGCGATTTTCCCCGACGCTAGAGAGCGCTACTCGCAACTGCTCGTCGTCAACGTCACCGCGCCCATGAACGTCTTGGCGAAGCGCCTGGTCGAACGGGGGCGGGAAAATCTGGAAAGCGTCAGGCAGCGTCTGATCCGAAGCGAGCAGCAAAGCGTCGAAGGTGACGAGGTGCTGCATATCGACAACGCGGGTCCGCCGGAGATTGCCGGCGAGCGCTTTCTCGCTGTGCTCATCGAACAAGCTGGCCGGGCGAAGTGAGGATCCATGGTCATTTCAGGCGAACTCTTCGAAGCAGCAGGTGCGCGGATGAAGGTGCTCGAAAGTGCTGTTGAAGGATGCGCGCATGGTTTTGAAGCATCTTCGCGTGGCGCCATCCTGCGCAATCTCGAGGCCTCCGAACCGAATTGGCGGTGGTTGGTTCCCTTCGATTCAGCCGCGGACTGTTCGCTCCGGTTCACCAGGCAACAGCTTCACACGACCGCGATAACCAGCGCGGAGCACTCAGTCTCTCTCGAGGCGCTGGCCAGACGCAACACGGCGCACATCAGCATCTTCTTCGTGCGGACCGGCGGGATTGAAATCGGTGGTCGGCGAGGCCGCAAGATGCTGTCCATCCCCGCCGGCCACGTCGCAAGCGTCTGCCAATTGGCAGCAAGACGACTGGCCTTTGACGCTCGCAGCTCCTGGCTGGCGTTGCACATTCCCGCATCCGCACTGCGGCGGCACTTCGAGGATATCACCGGTAGACCCTATGTGCAGAAATTCGTGTTGCCGCTGACCGGCTTTAGCGAAGCCGACGCGGATGGCCTGTACCAGACGCTCCGGCAGGCAGAGAGAAACCTGAGTCCTGACTATCCAAGTTCTGACTCTGGAGAAGAAAGACCGATCCTGGCAAAGGCGTACGAACAGCTGGCGCTGGCCAAGCTGTTTGCAAAGTTGCCTCACAACCTTGCCGATGCGTTCGGTCGAGGGACGCTGCCCGCAGCGCCAAGGCAACTGCTCAAGGCCGAGGCCTTTATGCGGGAGAACTTGTCCAAGCCGATAACGATCGACGACCTCGCCGGCGCAGCAGGATGTAGCCCGCGGGCGCTCCAGAGGATGTTCCGCACCTATCGCGGCGGCTCACCGATCGGAACGCTGTGCAGCTATCGGCTGGCCGCAGCCCATTGCGCGATAAAGGCCAGCCGCACGGCCAACATCACCGATCTGGCAATCAGCCTTCAGTTCTCCAACCCCGGCCGTTTCTCGGTTCTCTACAAGAGCGCCTACGGCCTCAGCCCCTCGTCCGCCCTGCGTTTTGCACGCGGCGAGGGCAAGATCGAGCTCGCTGACACCAGCGAGCACGGTTGATAGCCAAAAGCCTCGTACCTGAGGCTCGGATGTAGTCTCCCGCAGCGGACCGTTCCTGACAAGAGACGCACTTGGCACTGACCTCCCGGAGCAAGTGGTAGCACCCCTATTGGCCGATGGCCGGTATTAGATCGCGGCTAGCTGTACAGCATCGTATAGTGCGTGACGGCTTCATCAGCGGAAGATTAGCAAACGAAAATCGCGTCGCTTGCCATATGGAGAGAGCAGCGCGGAACCATGTATCTAGGCAAAGGATATGCCGGCTGTGCAGGGCCAGTTTGTCTTCTTCTGCCCATATCGCCACCGTCGTTATCCCGAGTTCGTTGGCCGGCCGAAACAAGCGGATCGCAATCTCTGAGCGGTTGTCATACAGAATTTTCGAGCCACATCCTGGCAAGAAAGACTCACATATTCGAATAGACAGGCCCCTCTCCGCCCTGTGGCGGCACCCAGTTGATGTTCTGGTTGGGGTCCTTGATGTCGCAGGTCTTGCAGTGCACGCAGTTCTGGGCGTTGATGACGAAGGTCGGCTTGCCGTCCTTTTCCACCCACTCGTAGACGCCGGCCGGACAGTAGCGCGTCGACGGGCCGGCAAAGACGTCATATTCCGAGCGCTTCTGGAGGTCGGGATCCTTCACTTGCAAGTGGATCGGCTGGTCTTCCTCGTGGTTGGTGTTCGACAGGAACACCGAGGAGAGCCGATCGAAGGTCAAAACCCCGTCCGGCTTCGGATAGTCGATCTTCTGGTGCTGTTCCGCCGGTTGGAGCGAGGCCGCATCGGCCTTGCCGTGCCTCAGCGTGCCGAAGAAGGAGAAGCCGAACAGCTGGTTCGTCCACATGTCGAGGCCTCCGAGCGCGACGCCGACGGCGGTGCCGAACTTCGACCACAGCGACTTGACGTTCCTCACCCGCTTCAGGTCGCGACCGATGTCGCTCGCCCGCCAGGCATTTTCGATCTCGACCGGCTCGTCATTGGCGCGGCCGCTGGCGATCGCCTCGGCGAGCTTCTCCGCCGCCAGCATGCCCGACAGCACCGCGTTGTGGCTGCCCTTGATGCGCGGTACGTTGACAAAGCCGGCCGAGCAGCCGATCAGCGCGCCACCGGGGAAGGAGAGCTTCGGCACCGACTGGTAGCCGCCCTCGGTGATGGCGCGGGCGCCATAGGAGAGGCGTTTCGCCCCCTCGAAGGTGCCGCGGATCGCCGGGTGCGTCTTGAAGCGCTGGAACTCCTCGAACGGATGGAGATAGGGGTTCTTGTAATTGAGGTGGACGACGAAGCCGACCGCGACGAGGTTATCCTCAAGGTGATAGAGGAAGGAGCCGCCGCCGGTTCTCATGTCGAGCGGCCAGCCGAAAGAGTGCTGCACCAGCCCTGGCTTATGGTTCTCCGGCTTCACCTCCCAGAGCTCCTTCAGGCCGATGCCGAATTTCGGCACGTCGCGACCTTCACCGAGCTTGAACTTGGCGATCAGTTCCTTGGCGAGCGAACCGCGCACGCCCTCGCCGATCAGCGTGTATTTGCCGAGCAGCGCCATGCCGCGGGCGAAGTTCGGCCCCGGCTCGCCGGAGCGTTCGATGCCCATGTCGCCCGTGGCAACACCGATCACTGCGCCGTCGTCGTTGTAGAGCACCTCGGTTGCGGCAAAGCCCGGATAGATCTCGACGCCGAGCGCCTCGGCATGGGTGGCAAGCCAGCGACAGACAAGCCCAAGCGAGACGATGTAGTTGCCGTGATTGTTCATCAACGGCGGCATCAGGAAATTCGGCAGGCGGATCGAGCCGGCCGGTCCTAAGAGGAGGAAATGATCGTCGGTGACCTCCGTCTTGAACGGATGGTCGGGCTCGTCGCGCCAGCCAGGCAACAGCCGGTCGATGCCGATCGGGTCGACGACGGCGCCCGAAAGAATATGCGCGCCGACCTCGGCGCCCTTTTCCAGCACGACGACCGAAAGCTCCGGATTGACCTGCTTCAGCCGGATCGCGGCGGCCAGGCCGGCCGGCCCCGCCCCGACGATCACCACGTCGAATTCCATGCTCTCGCGTTCGGGAGCTATTGTGCTTTCCATGCGGTACCCCCTAGCCATGAACGATGCCTGCGATCAGTGTCGCGGAGATAATCGCCAGCCATACCGAGGATATGCGCTGGATCACGAGCAGTCGCGACCCACTCTTTTGGCGATTTCCCAAAAGGGTTCCCAATCCGCCCCAGGTAAATGCTACGGCAATCGCCAAGAGCCCGAAAACACCCAGCCTTGGCAGAAATTGTTGATCAGTTGGCGAAGGCAGAAGAACGAGTGCAAGGATCAAGGCCTTCGGGTTAAGCATAGTGGTCAAGTAAACACGCCAGATCGTGATCTCGTGGTCACGTGCGATGTTACCCCCGACCCTCCACAGTTTGATCGCAACATACAGGATCCAACTTGCTGCGGTAGCCTTCACAAGCACTGCAACCGCCGGCCAACGCGAGACCATCTCCGTCCCAAGCAATGTCAAGGGCATTATCATGGTAAAGTAGCCTGCGAGTTCGGCTGGTAGCAGTTGAAGGGTGCACCGCAAGCCCTTGCGTGCAGCAGCCAATCCCATGAGGGTATTTGTTGGTCCAGGGGTTGCTAGCAGCGCCAGAACAGCGAAGACGTATGCGTTGTAGGTCATGGACGGATCTTGATTGGCCATGCGGAAAGGAACCGATTGGATCCGGAAACGGCGTGCTCGAGCGAAATCATCCGGTGATCCAATTGTCGGTTTCGGCCGCGAACGGAATGCTTGACTGACTTCCTGGGCGTGAACATGCGATTGCCGCCGCCTTTGAAGCCCGTCGCATGGCAGCCTCGAGGGAAAGGCCGCGATCCAGAGCCGATGCAAGAACGCCGACAAAGCAATCTCCGGCCGCAGTGGTATCCTTCACGTCGACTCCCATCGCTGAAACCTTGATCTCCTCGCCGTTCATGACCGCTTCCGCCCCATCGCCCCCCAGGGTCCTGAGCACCCCGGTATTCAACCGCTTCGATAATGATCGAGCCGACGGCTCACATCTGAGCCAAACTGCCAGCGCTTCTGCCTCGTC is a genomic window containing:
- a CDS encoding ABC transporter permease; its protein translation is MAMVSTRSTLTWRGVALRCPPSVFIAFLWIAILGVIALLANHLTPFDITATDLRARFRPPVFLDGGDWNHPFGTDQLGRDTFSRLLFSIRTSMTIGLISTFIAAAIGISLGFLAAHTRGRLEQVILMLIDAQAAIPFMIVALAVLAFFGNNLVLFTVLLGFFGWERIARLCRGLAMSASEQGYTIAVRDIGASPVRVYALHILPNVASSVIVAMTLNLPEVILLETGLSFLGLGVQPPLSSLGNMVGTARGYIEGAPWLVLIPSAVIMLTALAISIIGDWLRDRADPTSEGAH
- a CDS encoding DUF1045 domain-containing protein, which produces MSNAQPSERRYAIYYAPRSEHPLTAAAVHWLGRDPFGKIDPTSGARTAGEALLTSDPRRYGFHATLKAPFRLREGTSVEDVEQALGRFAASRPPCPIGPLKIDLLGGFFALVPVHPVPALRGFAAQVVEDFDRFRAPMDGDDLKRRMSRQLDEVEMTNLVTWGYPYVLGRFRFHMTLTDRVPENGRAAMRARLEEMFEPYLSDDYYIDALSLFVQEHRGADFVVRSQFALKTDSVLRTAV
- the phnN gene encoding phosphonate metabolism protein/1,5-bisphosphokinase (PRPP-forming) PhnN, with amino-acid sequence MSMELFGRLVLVVGPSGAGKDTLIDYARDRLRSDPCVHLVRRVISRPVAVGEEHEPVDGDEFQRRVREGAFALHWQAHGLCYGIPSEIDVLLKRGDVVVANGSRAIFPDARERYSQLLVVNVTAPMNVLAKRLVERGRENLESVRQRLIRSEQQSVEGDEVLHIDNAGPPEIAGERFLAVLIEQAGRAK
- a CDS encoding helix-turn-helix transcriptional regulator, with translation MVISGELFEAAGARMKVLESAVEGCAHGFEASSRGAILRNLEASEPNWRWLVPFDSAADCSLRFTRQQLHTTAITSAEHSVSLEALARRNTAHISIFFVRTGGIEIGGRRGRKMLSIPAGHVASVCQLAARRLAFDARSSWLALHIPASALRRHFEDITGRPYVQKFVLPLTGFSEADADGLYQTLRQAERNLSPDYPSSDSGEERPILAKAYEQLALAKLFAKLPHNLADAFGRGTLPAAPRQLLKAEAFMRENLSKPITIDDLAGAAGCSPRALQRMFRTYRGGSPIGTLCSYRLAAAHCAIKASRTANITDLAISLQFSNPGRFSVLYKSAYGLSPSSALRFARGEGKIELADTSEHG
- a CDS encoding electron transfer flavoprotein-ubiquinone oxidoreductase, which encodes MESTIAPERESMEFDVVIVGAGPAGLAAAIRLKQVNPELSVVVLEKGAEVGAHILSGAVVDPIGIDRLLPGWRDEPDHPFKTEVTDDHFLLLGPAGSIRLPNFLMPPLMNNHGNYIVSLGLVCRWLATHAEALGVEIYPGFAATEVLYNDDGAVIGVATGDMGIERSGEPGPNFARGMALLGKYTLIGEGVRGSLAKELIAKFKLGEGRDVPKFGIGLKELWEVKPENHKPGLVQHSFGWPLDMRTGGGSFLYHLEDNLVAVGFVVHLNYKNPYLHPFEEFQRFKTHPAIRGTFEGAKRLSYGARAITEGGYQSVPKLSFPGGALIGCSAGFVNVPRIKGSHNAVLSGMLAAEKLAEAIASGRANDEPVEIENAWRASDIGRDLKRVRNVKSLWSKFGTAVGVALGGLDMWTNQLFGFSFFGTLRHGKADAASLQPAEQHQKIDYPKPDGVLTFDRLSSVFLSNTNHEEDQPIHLQVKDPDLQKRSEYDVFAGPSTRYCPAGVYEWVEKDGKPTFVINAQNCVHCKTCDIKDPNQNINWVPPQGGEGPVYSNM
- a CDS encoding LysE family translocator; this encodes MTYNAYVFAVLALLATPGPTNTLMGLAAARKGLRCTLQLLPAELAGYFTMIMPLTLLGTEMVSRWPAVAVLVKATAASWILYVAIKLWRVGGNIARDHEITIWRVYLTTMLNPKALILALVLLPSPTDQQFLPRLGVFGLLAIAVAFTWGGLGTLLGNRQKSGSRLLVIQRISSVWLAIISATLIAGIVHG